AAATTCAAATTGAATGGACTGGATATATGAACCCTGGCCCTGGTACGTCTCCGGGGCGGCCATCGCACTGGTTATGCTGCTATTGCTCCTTACCGGCAAGAATTTCGGAATGTCCTCGAACCTGCGCACCCTCTGTACGATGTGCGGCGCAGACAGGAGTACGGAGTTTTTTCGCTTTGACTGGGCCACCCAGAAGTGGAACCTGCTGGTGGTGATCGGCGCCGTAATCGGCGGTTTTATCGCCGCCAATTTTATGACCCCGGATGATGCGGTTCAAATTAACCCGGATACGGTAGCCCGGCTGCAGACGCTCGGGTTTGACAGTGCCGGGGCGGCGTACCTCCCCGACGAACTCTTCTCCATGGAACAATTCACCAACCCGAAATCCATGTTGTTGCTTGCCCTGGGCGGGCTACTGGTCGGGTTTGGTGCCCGGTATGCCGGGGGGTGTACTTCCGGGCACGCCATTTCCGGCCTGAGCAACCTGCAATGGCCTTCCCTGTTGGCGGTCGTCGGGTTTTTTGCCGGCGGGATGATCATGATTTATTTCCTGTTCCCCTTAATTTTTTGACCATGCGCAGTATCCTCTATATTTTGATCGGTATTTTCTTTGGCATTACGATGTTTAAATCCGAAGCGGCTTCCTGGTTCCGGATTTACGAGATGTTCCGGTTCGACGCCTTCCACATGTACGGCATTATCGGCACGGCTGTCGGCCTCGGGGTCCTGATTGTCTGGGCTATTAAGCGGTTTGATATCCGCTCGTTTTACGGGGAAGCCATCGTTTTCCCTCCCAAGGACAAAAGCTTTGCACGCTACGCGATCGGCGGCCTTATTTTCGGCTTGGGCTGGGCGCTGGCCGGGGCCTGCCCGGGCCCGATTTTTACCCTTGCCGGGGCCGGATTCCTGCCCATCCTGGTGGTATTCCTCGGGGCCATGCTAGGCACCTGGTTTTACGGCCTGCTCCGGGATAAATTGCCCCACTGAATGTAAAGGGCCCGCCACTGAAGTGCTTTTCTTAATTTAGTCCGGACAAAACAGTGTAGCGGATGAGAAGGGGATTGCAACTTTTGAGCATGCTGATACTTTTGGGTTGTATGGCCAGGGGTCAGCAATTGCGTCCTTCCATCCGGAACTACGGGGTGAATGACTACCAGACCGCAAGCAAGAACTGGGGGCTGGACACGGATAGTAATGGCGAACTCTATGCGGCCAACAACAAGGGGCTGCTCCATTTCAACGGGGAGCATTGGGAGCTGTATCGCCTCCCGAACAATACAGTCATCCGGTCAGTGGCCTGTGTTGGAAACAGGGTCTATACCGGGTCGTACGAGGAATTTGGCTATTGGGAGAAGAATCGGATGGGAATTCTGGAATATACCTCCCTAACCAATCTGATCCGGGACCACACCTTTACCAGCGAGGAATTCTGGCAGATCCTGCCCGTAGATGGGGATGTGTGGTTCCGTTCTTTTTCATCGATTTACCGATATGATGGCCGTGCGATCCAGGTGCTGAACCCACCTTTTGTGGTGACGGCCCTTACCCATTGGAACGGAGACTTATGGATGGCCGGGGGCCATCGGGCGATCTACCAGATACATGAGAATACCTGGGAACTGGTCCTGGATGACCCCGCCCTGCAAGACCGGGTGATCGCAGACCTCGCCCCCTTTGGGGAGAGTATGCTTATAGGTACCAAGTTGCACGGATGCTATCGGTTTGACGGGACCCGGTTGACCCCCTTGCCCGAGACGATCAACGGCCCGCTCAGGGAATTCCAGTTAAATCAGATCTACCCGTTGTCCGACGGGAAGATTGCCTTTGGGACCATCAAGAACGGGGTGTATCTGTACGACAGGAAGTCGGATCAACTTGAAGTGTTCAGCCGGCAGGAGGGCATGCAGAACAACACGGTACACGCTTTTGCACAATTCGCCGACCAGTTGTGGGTGGGCCTCGATAATGGGATAGACCGGTTTCACCTGAATAATTATCTCACATTCTATACGGATTATTCAGGGGTAGCCGGAACGTCATACGATATGGCATTTCGCGACAGCACGCTGTATCTGGGAACCAACACGGGGGTCTATTATTTTGAAGGCTCCGCCCTCAGCTTTGTGCCGGGCTCCCAGGGGCACGTCTGGGACCTTCAGGATGTTGGAGATGTCTTACTATGCGGGCATAATACGGGGACTTTTCTCGTTGGCAAGAACTCCTTCCAGCCCGTGTCGGATTATGCCGGAGGATATGTTATGGCGCGGATTCCCGAATCGGAAGACGAATATATGCAGGGCACATACGTAGGCCTGGCTAAATTCCGGCAGGGTCCGGACGCCGCCTGGAAGGTAGACTACCTGGAGGGGCTGCAGGAGCCGATTAAATATCTGGCTTTTGAAGATGAGCACACCCTGTGGGCGGCGCATTCCTATAGAGGGGTGTATCGGATTGTATTAAACGAAAACCGCGACAGCCTGCAGACCGTCCGCAGATTTACCGGGGAGGAATTGCCAAACATTTACAACGTGCGGTTGTACCGTATCAAGAACCAGATCATCCTGCAGAGTAACGGCAATTGGTTTCGCTATGACCCCATCCTGGACCGGCTAACGAATTTTGAGGATTTCGAGGCTTTCAGCAACTCGGAATTGCTCTACTTTGATGATGAGCGATACTGGTTTGTGGGAAATACCGGTTCGCGTGTAATCACCATTACCGACCTCAAGGAATTTCAGGTTATCCTCGACGACCAGGAACTTCGACGGCGGCTGACCGCAGAATCCGACCGCATTATTAAAAGAAATGATAGTCTTTACTACATTACCCTGAGGGATGGTTTTGCCCGGCTGAACTTCAATGCCTTTGTCGGGAAATCGAGAGACATGGACCTGCCGGTTCCCGATTTTTATCGCATTGCGGATGCACAGGCCCTGCATCCGCTCGATTCGAACCTCACTTTTACCAATCGGATGGGCCGGGAAATCGAAGTAGCGGTAGCTGCGCCCTCCATGCCCCAGGCGCGATATCAGTACGAACTCAAGGGGCCTGTTCGCCAAAGTGGTATTACCGATAATGGAACCCTCGTGTTTCAGAACCTCCCATATGGACGCTATGAACTGGGGGTTCGCACCATTCGGATCGGGAATCAGCGGTCCGAAGCGGCAATCCTGGAATTTTATGTGGAACCTCCCTGGTATTTATCCACCTGGAGTCTGATACTATACGCAATGATGGGGGTCGGACTTATTTTTGCCGTACGGGTCTATAACCAGAGAAAGTACAATCGGAAGCGAAGAAAACTCGAACAGGAGCTGCAACGGGAACAGGCGGTCCATCTCGCGCGGTTGGAAAAGGAGAAAATGTCCCGGGAGATCAAGCTGAAGCAAAAAGAACTGGCCAGAAGCACCATGGACCTGGCCCGGAATAATGAAATGATCCTCGAGCTCAAGAATATGCTTATGGCCAATAAGGAGTCCTTTGGCAATCGCCCCGGGTACCGGAAGGTTATCAAGAAGCTGAATAATTCAATTAACAACAAGGAGGATTGGAAGCGCTTTGAGGTAAGTTTCAAGGAATTACACGAGGATTTTTTCGAAAACCTTCTGGAGCAGTTTCCGGATCTGACGCCAAAAGACTTGCGCCTGTGTGCCTATCTTAAGATGAATCTGGCGTCAAAGGAAATAGCGCCGCTGATGGGGATTTCCGTGCGGGGGGTGGAGATTCACCGGTACAGACTACGTAAAAAGCTTCGTTTGGACAGCTCTCAAAACATGTCCAATTACCTCATCAAATTCAAATGATGAATTTGTTTCTTCTTGATAAAGAAGCATTTGAAACTCATCATTACTACATCATACTGTTAAAATATGCTTTCTTTTTCTGTTGAGGTGACTCCGGGAGACGCCGCATAGCGGGCATTATCGCCAGTTGAAATCCTGTTGTATTCATGAAGAGTTTATTTCTTACCTGTCCCGGAATCAAATTTGATAATTTAGTAGAAATCTAACTCAATTATTGAATAATTATGAAAATAGGCAAGCAATTATTGCTGATTTGTCTTTTGCTGACGTTCTTCGGGGCCCGTGCGCAACAGGGGATAAATGTAACGGGAACCGTCTCCGACGCCATGGGACCCCTGCCAGGGGCAAGTGTGGTAGTCAAAGGGACTACCAAGGGAACCCAGACGGATTTTGACGGAAACTACGAATTGAGCGGAGTTCAACCGGATGCTATTCTGATTTTCAGCTATATCGGGTT
This genomic window from Robiginitalea biformata HTCC2501 contains:
- a CDS encoding YeeE/YedE family protein, coding for MRSILYILIGIFFGITMFKSEAASWFRIYEMFRFDAFHMYGIIGTAVGLGVLIVWAIKRFDIRSFYGEAIVFPPKDKSFARYAIGGLIFGLGWALAGACPGPIFTLAGAGFLPILVVFLGAMLGTWFYGLLRDKLPH
- a CDS encoding helix-turn-helix and ligand-binding sensor domain-containing protein, with the protein product MLILLGCMARGQQLRPSIRNYGVNDYQTASKNWGLDTDSNGELYAANNKGLLHFNGEHWELYRLPNNTVIRSVACVGNRVYTGSYEEFGYWEKNRMGILEYTSLTNLIRDHTFTSEEFWQILPVDGDVWFRSFSSIYRYDGRAIQVLNPPFVVTALTHWNGDLWMAGGHRAIYQIHENTWELVLDDPALQDRVIADLAPFGESMLIGTKLHGCYRFDGTRLTPLPETINGPLREFQLNQIYPLSDGKIAFGTIKNGVYLYDRKSDQLEVFSRQEGMQNNTVHAFAQFADQLWVGLDNGIDRFHLNNYLTFYTDYSGVAGTSYDMAFRDSTLYLGTNTGVYYFEGSALSFVPGSQGHVWDLQDVGDVLLCGHNTGTFLVGKNSFQPVSDYAGGYVMARIPESEDEYMQGTYVGLAKFRQGPDAAWKVDYLEGLQEPIKYLAFEDEHTLWAAHSYRGVYRIVLNENRDSLQTVRRFTGEELPNIYNVRLYRIKNQIILQSNGNWFRYDPILDRLTNFEDFEAFSNSELLYFDDERYWFVGNTGSRVITITDLKEFQVILDDQELRRRLTAESDRIIKRNDSLYYITLRDGFARLNFNAFVGKSRDMDLPVPDFYRIADAQALHPLDSNLTFTNRMGREIEVAVAAPSMPQARYQYELKGPVRQSGITDNGTLVFQNLPYGRYELGVRTIRIGNQRSEAAILEFYVEPPWYLSTWSLILYAMMGVGLIFAVRVYNQRKYNRKRRKLEQELQREQAVHLARLEKEKMSREIKLKQKELARSTMDLARNNEMILELKNMLMANKESFGNRPGYRKVIKKLNNSINNKEDWKRFEVSFKELHEDFFENLLEQFPDLTPKDLRLCAYLKMNLASKEIAPLMGISVRGVEIHRYRLRKKLRLDSSQNMSNYLIKFK
- a CDS encoding YeeE/YedE family protein: MDWIYEPWPWYVSGAAIALVMLLLLLTGKNFGMSSNLRTLCTMCGADRSTEFFRFDWATQKWNLLVVIGAVIGGFIAANFMTPDDAVQINPDTVARLQTLGFDSAGAAYLPDELFSMEQFTNPKSMLLLALGGLLVGFGARYAGGCTSGHAISGLSNLQWPSLLAVVGFFAGGMIMIYFLFPLIF